In Bacteroidales bacterium, the genomic window ATTAGTGCAAAATGCAAGTAATATCATAGATTGCCCTCAAAAGGCTTGCATTATGGTACGGTATATCTCAGAGAAGCAGTTGACCATCGAAGAATTTAAGACCCCTTTCCAGCAAAATCTGTCAGCAGATAACCGGTGGGTGATATTAAGCCAGGTTGTTCCCTGGGATGAGTTTGCTTCGGCTTACATGTCCATGATGGACAGTAGCCAAGGTAGACCGGCCGTATCTCCCCGGACTGTTTTGGGGGCTATGATTATCAAGCACTTGGAGAAGTTAGATGATCGTGGGGTGATACTGGCTATCCAGGA contains:
- a CDS encoding IS5/IS1182 family transposase, which gives rise to MVRYISEKQLTIEEFKTPFQQNLSADNRWVILSQVVPWDEFASAYMSMMDSSQGRPAVSPRTVLGAMIIKHLEKLDDRGVILAIQ